A region of Nostoc sp. 'Peltigera membranacea cyanobiont' N6 DNA encodes the following proteins:
- a CDS encoding DUF6439 family protein has translation MSQSTQLPKTSQLNELSTLELAQALMERLSISPNDWHRLKSNRNSRANEQVAAAIVYLLKNQPQEAQARLEQAIGWLDRSISAPPCPTHGKS, from the coding sequence ATGTCCCAATCTACCCAGCTGCCGAAAACCAGTCAACTGAATGAACTTAGTACTCTGGAACTAGCTCAAGCCTTGATGGAAAGACTAAGCATTTCCCCTAACGATTGGCATCGCCTCAAGTCTAACCGCAATTCCCGCGCTAATGAACAAGTGGCAGCAGCTATCGTGTATCTTTTGAAGAATCAGCCACAAGAAGCTCAAGCTAGATTAGAACAGGCAATTGGTTGGTTAGATCGCTCCATTTCTGCCCCTCCTTGTCCAACTCACGGAAAAAGTTAA
- the purL gene encoding phosphoribosylformylglycinamidine synthase subunit PurL codes for MTATSPTPFSPQEIAAEGLKPEEYAEIVRRLGREPNKAELGMFGVMWSEHCCYKNSRPLLKQFPTEGPRILVGPGENAGVVDLGDGLQLAFKIESHNHPSAVEPFQGAATGVGGILRDIFTMGARPIALLNSLRFGSLEDAKTQRLFQGVVAGISHYGNCVGVPTIGGEVYFDSAYSGNPLVNVMALGLMETSEIVKSGASGLGNPVLYVGSTTGRDGMGGASFASAELSDQSIDDRPAVQVGDPFLEKSLIEACLEAFKTGAVVAAQDMGAAGITCSTSEMAAKGGVGIELDLDKIPARETGMVPYEYLLSESQERMLFVAHKGREQELIDIFHRWGLQAVVAGTVIAEPIVRILFQGEIAAEIPAEALAENTPLYNRELLAEPPEYARQAWEWTPDSLPACITAGIELQGGLQSWNDILLTLLDTPTIASKNWVYRQYDHQVQNNTVILPGGADAAVIRLRPLEEIPNLKSKIPNLKLGVAATVDCNPRYVYLDPYEGAKAVVAEAARNLSCVGAEPLAVTDNLNFGSPEKPIGYWQLAEACRGLAEGCRELATPVTGGNVSLYNETLDSQGIPQPIYPTPVVGMVGLIPDITKICGQGWQASGDVIYLLGLPLASKISLGASEYLATIHGTVAGKPPQVDFDLERRVQKVCREGIRNGWIRSAHDSAEGGVAIALAECCIAGNLGAEINLEIAPTQNRVDEVLFAEGGARIIVSVTSAQQGMWESYLQEHLSQQWQILGTVGNFETGLGVFTTDNQVLIKVNIEDMSDRYSHAIARRLGNHTTISES; via the coding sequence ATGACCGCCACATCTCCTACTCCCTTTTCCCCCCAAGAAATCGCTGCTGAAGGTTTGAAGCCAGAAGAATACGCAGAAATTGTCCGTCGATTAGGGCGTGAACCCAACAAAGCTGAACTAGGAATGTTTGGGGTAATGTGGTCAGAGCATTGCTGTTACAAAAATTCTCGACCTCTACTCAAACAATTTCCTACTGAGGGCCCCCGCATCCTCGTGGGCCCCGGTGAAAACGCTGGTGTTGTAGATTTGGGTGACGGACTTCAACTAGCTTTTAAGATTGAATCTCACAACCACCCCTCAGCTGTAGAACCATTTCAAGGTGCAGCAACGGGAGTAGGCGGCATTCTCAGAGATATATTTACAATGGGTGCGCGTCCCATTGCTCTATTAAACTCACTGCGCTTTGGTTCCTTAGAAGATGCCAAAACTCAAAGGCTATTCCAAGGGGTAGTGGCGGGGATTTCACATTATGGAAATTGCGTTGGTGTACCCACCATTGGCGGCGAAGTTTACTTTGACTCGGCCTATTCTGGTAATCCCCTGGTGAATGTCATGGCACTAGGGTTGATGGAAACATCAGAAATTGTCAAATCTGGGGCATCTGGCTTAGGAAACCCCGTGCTATACGTTGGTTCCACTACCGGACGCGATGGTATGGGAGGCGCGAGTTTTGCCAGTGCAGAATTGAGCGACCAATCAATAGACGATCGCCCGGCTGTGCAAGTGGGCGATCCATTTTTGGAAAAGTCGTTAATTGAAGCTTGTCTGGAGGCGTTTAAGACAGGTGCAGTTGTCGCTGCCCAAGATATGGGAGCAGCTGGTATCACATGTTCTACCTCAGAAATGGCGGCAAAAGGCGGTGTGGGAATTGAACTAGATTTAGATAAGATTCCCGCAAGAGAAACAGGGATGGTTCCTTATGAATATCTGCTTTCGGAATCTCAAGAACGAATGTTATTCGTTGCCCATAAGGGGCGCGAGCAAGAATTAATCGATATTTTTCACCGTTGGGGACTTCAAGCAGTTGTTGCTGGTACTGTTATCGCTGAACCCATTGTACGAATTCTTTTTCAGGGTGAAATAGCAGCAGAAATTCCCGCCGAGGCTTTGGCAGAAAATACCCCACTATATAACCGGGAATTGTTGGCAGAACCGCCAGAATATGCCCGTCAAGCTTGGGAATGGACTCCTGATTCCCTACCTGCTTGCATAACTGCTGGAATAGAACTACAAGGAGGCTTGCAAAGTTGGAATGATATTCTGTTAACTTTGCTCGATACACCCACGATCGCATCTAAAAACTGGGTGTATCGTCAGTATGACCATCAAGTACAGAATAATACAGTCATACTACCAGGTGGTGCAGATGCGGCTGTTATCCGGTTGCGCCCCCTGGAAGAAATCCCCAATCTAAAATCTAAAATCCCAAATCTAAAATTAGGGGTGGCGGCAACAGTAGATTGCAATCCTCGTTATGTTTATCTCGACCCCTACGAGGGAGCTAAGGCAGTGGTGGCGGAAGCTGCACGCAATCTTAGCTGTGTGGGTGCAGAACCTCTGGCGGTGACGGATAACTTAAATTTTGGTTCTCCAGAAAAACCGATTGGTTATTGGCAATTGGCAGAAGCTTGTCGCGGTTTGGCAGAAGGTTGTCGGGAATTGGCAACACCAGTCACAGGCGGAAATGTTTCTTTATACAATGAAACCCTCGATTCTCAAGGCATTCCACAACCTATTTATCCGACTCCTGTAGTAGGGATGGTGGGCTTGATTCCCGATATCACCAAAATTTGTGGTCAAGGTTGGCAAGCATCCGGCGATGTGATTTATCTTCTGGGATTGCCTCTGGCATCCAAAATCAGTTTGGGTGCATCTGAGTATTTAGCCACTATCCACGGCACTGTTGCCGGAAAACCGCCACAAGTAGATTTTGACTTGGAACGGCGGGTGCAGAAAGTTTGTCGGGAAGGAATTCGTAATGGTTGGATACGTTCAGCCCATGATTCTGCTGAAGGGGGAGTGGCGATCGCACTTGCCGAATGTTGTATTGCTGGCAACCTTGGTGCTGAAATCAATTTAGAAATAGCACCAACGCAGAACCGTGTCGATGAGGTGCTGTTTGCCGAAGGTGGTGCCAGAATTATAGTTTCTGTAACATCGGCACAGCAAGGAATGTGGGAATCATACTTACAGGAACATCTCAGTCAACAGTGGCAAATACTAGGTACAGTTGGCAATTTTGAGACGGGTTTGGGGGTTTTCACCACTGATAATCAGGTCTTAATCAAAGTTAATATCGAAGATATGAGCGATCGCTATTCCCACGCGATCGCTAGGCGGCTCGGCAACCACACCACTATTTCTGAGTCTTGA
- the asnS gene encoding asparagine--tRNA ligase, translating to MVNRRIAEILRSGQPDESLQVQGWVRTKRESKGFAFIEVNDGSSLANLQVVINQDLPDYEAILKKLNTGAAVEATGVLVASLGKGQRIELKAETVKVYGEADPDTYPLQKKRHSFEFLRTIGHLRSRTNSFGAVFRVRNACSAAIHQFFQERGFLWVHTPIITASDCEGAGELFSVTSLDLKNIPRTENQAVDYSQDFFAKPTYLTVSGQLEAEVMAMAFSNVYTFGPTFRAENSNTSRHLAEFWMVEPEMAFCDLEGDMDLAEAFLKHIFKYVLETCPEDMEFFNERIDKSVLSTAENIINNQFERLTYTEAIALLEKADVKFEYPVSWGLDLQSEHERYLAEQQFKKPVIVTDYPAQIKAFYMRLNDDEKTVRAMDILAPKIGEIVGGSQREERLEVLERRVLAQGLNPEDLWWYLDLRRYGTVPHAGFGLGFERLVQFITGMGNIRDVIPFPRTPQSAEF from the coding sequence ATGGTAAATCGACGGATTGCAGAAATATTGCGAAGTGGCCAACCTGATGAGTCTCTCCAAGTGCAAGGCTGGGTGCGGACGAAACGCGAGTCTAAAGGGTTTGCTTTTATTGAAGTCAATGACGGCTCATCACTAGCTAATTTGCAAGTCGTCATTAATCAGGATTTGCCAGATTACGAAGCTATATTAAAAAAATTGAATACGGGTGCTGCTGTGGAAGCGACAGGGGTGCTAGTGGCTTCTCTTGGGAAAGGACAGCGAATTGAATTGAAAGCCGAGACAGTGAAAGTTTACGGCGAAGCCGATCCCGATACATATCCCCTGCAAAAGAAACGCCATTCCTTTGAGTTTCTGCGAACCATTGGACATTTGCGATCGCGTACCAATTCTTTTGGTGCAGTTTTCCGCGTCAGAAATGCTTGTTCGGCAGCAATTCACCAATTTTTCCAAGAAAGAGGCTTTTTGTGGGTACACACACCCATCATCACTGCTAGCGACTGCGAAGGCGCAGGTGAACTATTTAGCGTTACCAGTTTGGATTTAAAGAATATTCCCCGCACAGAAAATCAAGCAGTAGATTACAGCCAAGACTTTTTTGCTAAACCCACATATTTAACAGTTAGCGGCCAATTGGAAGCGGAAGTTATGGCGATGGCGTTTAGCAACGTCTACACATTTGGCCCTACCTTCCGTGCCGAAAATTCCAACACCTCCCGCCACCTAGCAGAATTTTGGATGGTTGAGCCAGAAATGGCTTTTTGTGACTTAGAAGGCGATATGGATTTGGCTGAAGCGTTTCTCAAACACATTTTTAAATATGTATTGGAAACTTGCCCAGAAGACATGGAATTTTTCAATGAACGCATTGATAAGTCTGTGTTGTCCACAGCCGAAAATATTATTAACAATCAATTTGAACGCTTAACTTATACAGAAGCGATCGCACTTTTAGAAAAAGCTGATGTTAAGTTTGAATATCCAGTGAGTTGGGGTTTAGATTTACAATCAGAACACGAACGATATCTAGCTGAACAACAGTTTAAAAAGCCAGTAATTGTCACAGATTACCCAGCGCAAATCAAAGCCTTTTATATGCGCTTGAACGACGATGAAAAAACCGTCCGCGCAATGGATATTCTCGCACCGAAAATTGGCGAAATTGTCGGCGGTTCTCAGCGCGAAGAACGCCTGGAAGTTCTAGAACGCCGTGTATTAGCGCAAGGATTAAACCCAGAAGACTTGTGGTGGTATCTGGATTTGCGTCGTTATGGTACTGTTCCTCACGCCGGTTTTGGGTTGGGTTTTGAACGACTCGTGCAATTTATTACGGGTATGGGAAATATTCGTGATGTGATTCCCTTTCCGCGTACACCACAAAGTGCTGAGTTTTAG
- a CDS encoding allophycocyanin subunit alpha-B codes for MTVISQVILKADDELRYPSSGELKNIKDFLQTGVQRTRIAATLAENEKKIVQEATKQLWQKRPDFISPGGNAYGERQRTLCIRDFGWYLRLITYGVLAGDKEPIEKIGLIGVREMYNSLGVPVPGMVEAIGSLKTASLGLLSAEDAAEAAPYFDYIIQAMS; via the coding sequence ATGACTGTAATTAGCCAAGTTATTCTCAAAGCCGACGACGAACTGCGTTATCCCAGCAGTGGCGAACTTAAAAATATCAAAGACTTTTTGCAAACCGGCGTACAAAGGACGCGGATTGCGGCTACCTTAGCCGAAAACGAAAAAAAGATAGTTCAGGAAGCAACCAAACAACTTTGGCAAAAGCGTCCTGACTTTATCTCCCCCGGAGGTAATGCTTACGGAGAACGCCAGCGCACTCTATGTATCCGTGACTTTGGCTGGTACTTACGTCTAATTACTTATGGTGTACTTGCCGGCGACAAAGAGCCAATTGAAAAAATTGGTTTGATTGGTGTGCGGGAAATGTACAATTCATTGGGTGTTCCCGTGCCTGGAATGGTAGAAGCGATCGGTTCCCTCAAAACAGCCTCCCTTGGCTTATTGAGTGCGGAAGACGCTGCTGAAGCAGCACCTTACTTTGATTACATCATTCAAGCGATGTCTTAA
- a CDS encoding ATP-binding protein has product MITISLRPVARYWGTISFASTLYLCPILDLLLAEIPAKLQSELRLGLQEALVNAAKHGNNLDPSKTVLVRFSLIDNQYWWIISDQGSGFTPSSTNEEEATDYLPPDESESGRGLCLLHHIFDRVEWNRKGTELRLCKQMENRPRLSLRR; this is encoded by the coding sequence GTGATTACAATTTCACTCCGTCCAGTTGCACGTTATTGGGGCACTATTAGTTTTGCCTCAACTCTCTACCTTTGTCCAATCTTAGATTTACTGTTGGCAGAAATCCCAGCAAAATTACAATCTGAACTGCGGCTAGGACTTCAAGAAGCCCTAGTAAACGCAGCTAAACATGGCAATAATCTCGATCCAAGCAAAACAGTTCTAGTGCGTTTTTCCTTAATAGATAATCAATATTGGTGGATAATATCAGACCAGGGTAGCGGCTTTACTCCTTCATCTACTAATGAAGAAGAAGCAACAGACTATTTACCACCAGATGAATCAGAAAGTGGGCGTGGTTTATGTCTTCTCCATCACATTTTTGATCGGGTGGAGTGGAACCGCAAAGGCACAGAATTAAGGCTTTGTAAACAAATGGAAAACCGTCCCCGTTTATCTCTGCGACGGTAG
- a CDS encoding Rpn family recombination-promoting nuclease/putative transposase: protein MYDNICKFIAENFKDDLATWLLGSPIKLTELSPTELSSEPIRADSLILLQSDDLVLHTEFQTDPDEDIPFRMLDYRVRVYRRFPNKEMRQIVIYLRKTSSELVSENSFRLNNTYHQFEVIRLWEQPTDRFMSIPGLLPFAVLSQTNDPTMVLTQVAKAIEAISDRQLQRNIAAASGILAGLVLNKNVISKILRSEIMRESVIYQQILEEGEAKGEAETRRKLALNLLRIGMNLEQIAQVTELSLEQVQVLHEEIQKS, encoded by the coding sequence ATGTATGACAATATCTGTAAATTCATTGCCGAAAACTTCAAAGATGACTTGGCAACTTGGTTACTAGGTTCACCGATTAAATTAACAGAACTTAGCCCTACTGAATTATCAAGCGAACCAATTCGCGCCGATTCGTTAATTTTATTGCAATCTGATGATTTAGTTCTGCATACCGAATTTCAAACCGACCCTGATGAAGATATCCCCTTTCGGATGTTAGATTATCGAGTTAGGGTTTATCGCCGCTTTCCTAACAAAGAAATGCGTCAAATAGTAATCTATTTGAGAAAAACCAGTTCAGAATTAGTCAGTGAAAATAGTTTTAGATTAAATAACACTTACCATCAGTTTGAAGTAATACGTCTGTGGGAACAACCGACAGACAGGTTTATGAGTATTCCAGGTTTATTACCCTTTGCCGTGCTAAGTCAAACAAACGATCCTACAATGGTATTAACCCAAGTAGCCAAAGCAATTGAAGCAATTAGCGATCGCCAGCTACAAAGAAATATAGCTGCTGCCAGTGGAATTTTAGCAGGTCTGGTGCTAAATAAAAATGTAATTAGCAAGATATTAAGGAGTGAGATTATGCGCGAATCAGTCATTTATCAACAAATCCTAGAAGAAGGTGAAGCTAAAGGTGAAGCAGAAACAAGAAGAAAGTTGGCTTTAAATTTGTTGCGAATTGGAATGAATTTAGAACAAATTGCTCAAGTTACTGAATTATCCCTTGAGCAAGTTCAAGTTTTACATGAGGAGATTCAAAAATCTTAA
- a CDS encoding chemotaxis protein CheW, protein MLMLLLNIGNERYAIESRQVIEVIPLVVLKSLPHQPEHIAGVFNYRGRIVPVIDLCQLMRGKPSSEYLSTRIVLVNYWGSNNAELQAPYILGLMTEQVVETLHKSESEFVNPNIQIDTAPYLGKMIVDDRGMIQCLRIEYLLSEAQQVNLLPESHHNTRF, encoded by the coding sequence ATGCTAATGTTACTTCTCAACATTGGGAATGAGCGATATGCCATAGAAAGCCGACAGGTTATAGAAGTAATACCACTTGTTGTACTCAAAAGTTTGCCTCACCAGCCTGAGCATATCGCTGGTGTTTTTAATTATCGGGGACGCATTGTACCAGTAATCGATTTATGTCAGTTGATGCGTGGTAAACCTTCCAGTGAGTACCTGAGTACTAGAATTGTCCTAGTCAATTATTGGGGGAGTAATAATGCAGAACTTCAGGCTCCCTATATTTTGGGTTTGATGACAGAACAAGTTGTAGAAACATTACATAAGTCTGAGTCTGAATTTGTTAATCCCAATATCCAGATAGATACAGCGCCATATTTGGGCAAGATGATTGTAGATGATCGAGGGATGATTCAGTGTCTTCGCATTGAGTACTTGTTGTCAGAAGCGCAGCAAGTCAATCTCTTGCCAGAAAGTCATCACAATACTAGATTTTAG
- the rlmD gene encoding 23S rRNA (uracil(1939)-C(5))-methyltransferase RlmD: protein MTKTIWRQGELIEVTIANLSDTGDGVGRADERVVFVPDTVPGDRAIIRLVHVKPKYAHGKLQQLLEPSSHRIRPNCIVADKCGGCQWQHIDYDYQLVAKQNQVIQALERIGGFIQPPVDPVLAAPSALGYRNKSTYPLGISATGQVQAGYYQKGSHQLINLNQCPVQDGRLNPLLAEVKQDIQQRGWRIYDEQRHQGQIRHLGLRIGRHTGEMLLTLVVKDWNLSGIETQAQEWLKRYPQLVGVSLNRNGDRTNAIFGSETRCIAGVPHLHENFAGLEFQVRPDTFFQVYTETAEALLQVIQSELNLQGHELLVDAYCGIGTLTLPLAKKVRLATGLEVQPAAVEQALLNAHRNGIDNVTFQVGAVEKLLPKMGTIPEVVILDPPRKGCDRAVIDTLRQLKPSRIVYVSCKVATLARDLKLLCQDGQYTITRVQPADFFPQTAHVEAAAFLVLSDSHKDSNSFTKTEI from the coding sequence ATGACTAAAACAATTTGGCGACAAGGCGAATTAATTGAAGTGACGATCGCTAACCTGAGTGATACAGGCGATGGTGTCGGACGCGCTGATGAGCGTGTTGTGTTTGTCCCAGATACTGTACCAGGCGATCGCGCCATTATCCGCTTGGTTCATGTTAAACCAAAATACGCCCACGGGAAACTCCAGCAGCTATTAGAGCCATCCTCCCACCGTATTCGACCCAATTGTATTGTGGCGGATAAATGCGGTGGTTGCCAGTGGCAGCATATTGATTATGATTACCAGCTAGTAGCCAAGCAAAATCAAGTTATCCAAGCTTTAGAACGCATTGGCGGTTTTATCCAACCACCAGTAGATCCGGTACTAGCTGCCCCTTCTGCTTTAGGCTATCGTAATAAATCTACATATCCTCTGGGAATATCGGCAACAGGACAGGTACAAGCTGGTTACTACCAAAAAGGTAGTCACCAATTAATTAACTTAAATCAATGTCCAGTCCAAGATGGGCGATTAAATCCTTTACTTGCCGAAGTCAAGCAGGATATTCAACAAAGGGGTTGGCGAATCTATGACGAACAACGCCATCAAGGACAAATTCGCCATCTCGGTTTACGCATTGGCCGACACACCGGGGAAATGTTGCTGACTTTGGTGGTAAAAGACTGGAATTTATCAGGAATTGAAACCCAAGCCCAGGAATGGTTAAAGCGCTATCCCCAGTTAGTGGGAGTGTCACTCAATCGCAATGGCGATCGCACAAATGCTATCTTTGGATCGGAAACCCGTTGCATCGCTGGAGTCCCCCACCTGCATGAAAACTTTGCTGGACTGGAATTTCAAGTCCGCCCAGATACTTTTTTCCAAGTGTATACAGAAACAGCAGAAGCACTATTGCAGGTAATTCAATCAGAACTCAATCTTCAAGGGCATGAGTTGCTAGTTGATGCCTACTGTGGTATTGGGACTTTAACTTTACCTCTCGCCAAAAAAGTACGTCTTGCTACAGGATTAGAAGTGCAACCAGCCGCAGTGGAACAAGCTCTTTTGAATGCCCACCGGAACGGAATTGATAATGTGACATTCCAAGTCGGGGCAGTAGAGAAATTGCTTCCAAAAATGGGCACAATACCAGAAGTAGTAATACTAGATCCACCACGTAAGGGGTGCGATCGCGCCGTCATCGACACTTTACGGCAATTGAAACCATCTCGGATAGTTTACGTCAGCTGTAAAGTAGCTACCCTCGCCCGCGACCTGAAATTGCTTTGTCAAGATGGGCAATATACCATCACACGGGTGCAACCTGCCGATTTTTTTCCTCAAACTGCTCATGTTGAAGCTGCCGCCTTTCTTGTGCTATCAGATTCGCACAAGGATAGTAATTCCTTTACAAAAACTGAAATTTGA